From the genome of Cellvibrio japonicus Ueda107, one region includes:
- the galK gene encoding galactokinase codes for MTAITDTQINQWFTQAFGNAPLAVVKAPGRVNLIGEHTDYNQGFVLPAAINYYTAIALSPEDHRQITIVAHNFEGERVQIDLDQPMVKDPSTSWPNYVRGVIQQLQQQGFQLAGGKLYIAGDVPAGAGLSSSASLEMALVRALLRLSGESIEPTQAALLGQAAENHFVGCNCGIMDQLISACGQASSALLIDCRDLSTRAVPIPADWELLIVHSGVKRGLVDSEYNQRRHQCEAAAAFFGKTSLRDLNLEELLAAEGQLDDLSFRRARHVLTENQRTLLAADALKRADMLSLAKAMAESHASMRDDFNITTPAIDKLVAILTNAAAGEGGARMTGGGFGGCVVAIAPKQVIPRLMAAVEREYQAATGCEPTLIPARASEGAFA; via the coding sequence ATGACTGCAATAACCGATACCCAGATCAACCAATGGTTTACCCAGGCTTTTGGCAATGCGCCGCTCGCAGTAGTGAAAGCGCCGGGCAGGGTTAACCTGATTGGCGAGCACACAGATTACAACCAGGGCTTTGTATTACCCGCGGCTATTAACTATTACACCGCTATTGCCCTAAGTCCGGAGGACCATCGCCAGATCACAATCGTTGCACACAATTTTGAGGGTGAGCGTGTACAAATCGACCTGGATCAGCCCATGGTGAAAGATCCATCAACCAGTTGGCCGAACTATGTGCGCGGTGTCATTCAGCAGCTACAGCAACAGGGGTTCCAGCTTGCGGGTGGGAAACTTTATATCGCTGGTGATGTGCCTGCGGGAGCTGGCCTTTCCAGCTCGGCTTCCCTGGAAATGGCATTGGTTCGTGCATTACTGAGGTTAAGTGGTGAATCCATTGAGCCAACCCAGGCTGCATTGCTTGGGCAGGCAGCAGAGAACCACTTTGTCGGTTGTAATTGCGGGATTATGGATCAATTAATTTCCGCTTGTGGCCAGGCGAGCAGCGCATTGCTGATTGATTGCCGCGATCTGAGTACCCGTGCAGTACCTATACCTGCAGATTGGGAGTTATTAATCGTGCACAGTGGTGTCAAGCGTGGCCTTGTGGATAGTGAATACAACCAGCGGCGCCACCAATGTGAGGCAGCGGCAGCCTTTTTTGGTAAAACCAGCCTGCGTGACCTTAATCTGGAAGAGTTGTTGGCAGCCGAAGGGCAGCTGGATGATTTAAGTTTCCGCCGGGCTCGCCATGTGTTAACTGAAAACCAGCGTACCCTGCTGGCCGCCGATGCATTGAAGCGCGCTGATATGCTCTCCCTGGCTAAGGCAATGGCTGAATCCCATGCCTCCATGCGTGATGATTTCAATATCACTACCCCGGCAATCGACAAACTGGTTGCGATTCTTACTAATGCAGCGGCTGGTGAGGGCGGGGCGCGCATGACGGGAGGTGGTTTTGGTGGCTGTGTTGTAGCCATAGCACCCAAACAGGTGATTCCACGCCTGATGGCAGCGGTTGAGCGTGAATACCAGGCTGCGACAGGCTGCGAACCTACGCTAATTCCCGCCAGGGCTAGTGAAGGGGCTTTTGCCTGA
- a CDS encoding UDP-glucose--hexose-1-phosphate uridylyltransferase, producing the protein MSNSFSVNDHPHRRFNPLTGEWLLVSPHRNKRPWQGQQEANQWPESPCHDPSCYLCPGNVRVGGELNPVYQTTYVFTNDFAALMPEVPAAPTSSDPLFQIQAEQGTSRVICFSPDHSKTLPLLSDEEILAVIHTWIREAEDLGQGYPSVQIFENKGAVMGCSNPHPHGQIWAQSQMPSLVKKEDDQQRQFLASQERNLLVNYVQKELAAGERVVVDNEHWLVVVPFWAAWPFETLLLPKAQRARITDLNDAEQVSLGQILRDLTARYDNLFQCSFPYSMGWHGAPFGTDDVNHWQLHAHFYPPLLRSASVRKFMVGYEMMAEPQRDLSPEQAAERLRSQSPVHFRLR; encoded by the coding sequence ATGAGTAATTCTTTTTCGGTCAATGATCATCCACACCGGCGCTTTAACCCCCTGACAGGGGAGTGGTTGCTGGTATCCCCCCATCGCAACAAGCGTCCCTGGCAGGGGCAACAGGAGGCTAATCAGTGGCCGGAGAGCCCGTGCCATGATCCCTCTTGCTATTTGTGCCCTGGTAATGTCCGTGTTGGTGGTGAGCTAAACCCTGTCTACCAGACGACTTATGTATTTACCAATGATTTTGCCGCTTTGATGCCGGAAGTACCAGCAGCGCCAACTTCATCTGACCCCCTGTTTCAAATCCAGGCGGAGCAGGGGACTAGTCGGGTAATTTGCTTTTCCCCGGACCACAGCAAAACTCTGCCTTTGTTGAGCGATGAGGAAATCCTGGCTGTGATTCATACCTGGATACGGGAGGCCGAAGATTTGGGCCAAGGCTATCCATCTGTCCAGATTTTCGAGAACAAAGGCGCCGTGATGGGCTGCTCCAATCCCCATCCTCACGGGCAAATTTGGGCGCAGAGCCAGATGCCTAGCCTGGTGAAGAAAGAAGATGATCAACAGCGCCAATTCCTGGCAAGCCAGGAGCGTAATTTGCTGGTGAATTATGTTCAAAAGGAACTGGCGGCGGGTGAGCGGGTGGTCGTGGACAATGAGCATTGGCTGGTAGTTGTCCCTTTTTGGGCGGCCTGGCCGTTTGAAACCCTGTTGCTACCCAAGGCACAACGCGCCCGTATCACCGACCTTAATGATGCTGAGCAGGTCAGCCTGGGGCAGATATTGCGCGACCTGACAGCGCGTTATGACAACCTGTTCCAATGTTCCTTTCCCTATTCCATGGGATGGCACGGTGCGCCATTTGGCACAGATGATGTAAATCATTGGCAGCTGCATGCCCATTTCTATCCCCCCCTGTTGCGCAGTGCCAGTGTCCGTAAGTTCATGGTTGGCTACGAAATGATGGCCGAGCCCCAGCGAGACCTGTCACCCGAGCAGGCCGCCGAGCGCCTTCGCTCACAATCTCCTGTTCATTTTCGTTTGAGGTAA
- a CDS encoding diacylglycerol kinase has protein sequence MGKPGKTGIARVIDAFGYSMKGFAAAWRHEAAFRQEVVLGLILLPCAFWLARTPVELILLIASIFWVWMAELANSSVEAVVDRTGSEKHELSGRAKDIGSALVFVSLVLLTLIWGIIAYDRFLGY, from the coding sequence ATGGGAAAACCGGGTAAAACAGGTATCGCTCGTGTGATCGATGCTTTTGGGTATTCAATGAAAGGGTTTGCTGCTGCCTGGCGGCATGAGGCTGCTTTTCGTCAGGAGGTGGTTTTGGGGTTAATCCTGTTGCCTTGCGCATTCTGGTTAGCGCGAACCCCGGTAGAGTTAATCTTGCTGATTGCCAGCATTTTCTGGGTTTGGATGGCGGAGCTTGCCAATTCATCGGTAGAAGCTGTCGTGGATCGTACTGGCTCCGAAAAGCACGAGTTGTCTGGTCGGGCTAAAGATATAGGGTCGGCACTGGTGTTTGTCAGCCTGGTATTGTTGACCCTTATTTGGGGCATCATCGCCTACGATCGTTTTCTCGGTTATTGA
- a CDS encoding phosphatase PAP2 family protein produces the protein MNTFLRRVHHWDTLAFLWVHVTKGFQYRKSVRFISRTGDGHLYLVVALLLLWLDQGNGSHFFWAGILAYSLDVSLYLLLKNLIKRDRPAAKLDFYEAWITPSDQFSFPSGHTAAAFLFACLVANFYPVFAVLAFLWAACIGASRVLLGVHYPTDIVAGAILGSSCAALGLYMQGQFFVFA, from the coding sequence ATGAACACTTTTCTACGGCGAGTCCACCACTGGGACACCCTGGCATTCTTATGGGTGCATGTGACAAAAGGTTTTCAATACCGAAAATCCGTTCGCTTTATTTCACGTACTGGCGACGGCCATTTATACCTGGTTGTTGCACTGTTGTTGTTATGGCTCGACCAGGGAAATGGCAGCCACTTTTTTTGGGCGGGTATCCTTGCTTATAGCCTGGATGTAAGCTTGTACTTGTTACTCAAAAATTTGATCAAACGCGACAGACCTGCAGCCAAACTGGATTTTTATGAAGCCTGGATTACCCCATCTGACCAGTTTAGCTTTCCATCGGGCCATACCGCAGCCGCTTTCCTGTTCGCGTGCCTGGTCGCTAATTTTTATCCCGTATTTGCTGTACTCGCTTTTCTATGGGCAGCGTGCATAGGTGCGAGTCGTGTCTTATTGGGTGTCCACTACCCAACCGACATTGTAGCCGGAGCTATTTTGGGCAGCAGTTGCGCTGCACTCGGGCTTTATATGCAGGGGCAATTTTTTGTTTTTGCCTAG
- a CDS encoding MJ1255/VC2487 family glycosyltransferase — MKILYGVQGTGNGHITRARIMAKALAEAGAQVDWVFSGRERSGFFDMDAFGNYQSYQGLTFVTRSGRVLFFKTALAANLGQLYQDIRHLNVDGYDLIINDFEPVSAWAARRAGKKVIGISHQNAFLYDIPKYGSNLAVNWFMRNFAPVDLPIGLHWHHFNQPILPPLVEHSHYTNISTPRHYLVYLPFAGLDDIVPQLRAFPDYHFYIYQPVPAAYDEGHIHIRPFSREGFQQDLHRCEGVICSAGFELPSEAIHLGKKLLVQPVAGQMEQKSNAIALDQLGYGSVANQLNASAIGRWLPLKPPSTPRHYPDVAKALVNWLINTGGENFEHLQKQLWSDWQSSNSENTSPHFAK; from the coding sequence ATGAAAATACTTTACGGCGTCCAGGGTACAGGTAATGGCCATATCACCCGTGCACGAATTATGGCTAAGGCGTTGGCGGAAGCGGGGGCACAGGTAGACTGGGTATTTTCCGGGCGCGAGCGCAGTGGCTTTTTTGATATGGATGCATTCGGCAACTACCAAAGTTATCAAGGCCTGACGTTTGTAACTCGCAGCGGTCGCGTACTTTTTTTTAAAACAGCACTGGCTGCAAACCTTGGCCAGCTGTATCAGGATATTCGCCACCTCAACGTGGACGGTTACGACCTTATCATTAATGATTTTGAGCCTGTTTCAGCCTGGGCTGCTCGACGAGCGGGAAAAAAAGTTATCGGGATTTCCCACCAAAACGCCTTTCTTTACGATATCCCCAAATATGGCAGTAATCTTGCCGTCAATTGGTTTATGCGTAACTTTGCGCCTGTCGACTTGCCAATTGGCCTGCACTGGCATCATTTCAACCAACCTATACTTCCTCCGTTGGTAGAGCATTCCCACTACACCAACATCTCCACGCCCCGCCATTATCTGGTGTATTTACCCTTTGCAGGCCTGGATGACATAGTTCCCCAGCTGCGTGCGTTTCCCGATTATCATTTTTATATATACCAACCCGTTCCAGCTGCCTATGACGAAGGTCATATCCATATTCGCCCCTTTTCACGAGAAGGTTTCCAACAGGATTTACATCGTTGCGAGGGTGTTATTTGCAGTGCCGGATTTGAATTACCCAGTGAGGCCATTCATTTGGGTAAAAAATTGTTGGTGCAACCGGTAGCCGGGCAAATGGAACAAAAATCCAATGCCATAGCACTGGATCAATTAGGCTATGGGTCAGTCGCCAACCAGTTAAATGCATCTGCAATTGGACGCTGGCTCCCCCTCAAGCCGCCCTCAACCCCACGCCATTATCCGGATGTAGCAAAAGCCTTGGTCAATTGGCTGATTAACACAGGGGGAGAAAATTTCGAACACTTGCAGAAGCAGCTATGGTCGGATTGGCAGTCATCCAACAGTGAAAACACATCGCCGCATTTTGCCAAATGA